The Glandiceps talaboti chromosome 9, keGlaTala1.1, whole genome shotgun sequence genome window below encodes:
- the LOC144440179 gene encoding carotenoid phi-ring synthase-like, with protein sequence MGYPFITAILVLAAQISLSSASPKPPRIINPVNPDDPQKLPPGVTKRVLIAGGGLAGLSAALELAERGYDVTIREALDVFGGRLFTKPVVRLNRTFHVEHGFHGWFHNYHQFKDIRQRLAINHNFQPWGAVDYVFRNYKPEAIYSDGPYPLNLLGIILRSPNLEIGDALRTSLALPDLVWFDHNTIYDKYDNLTLGEWADLKMVDKKFYDIIMRPSLSVTVNEREIISAAEMLMYMQLYFLSDPKADNREVTKQNYYTAVIEPWIKKLRSHGVKLELKSSIKSLIVNETTGMVTGEQSHPKEKYDHVVMATNLIGVHSIMNATLNRYKSNQNISTKLRTIVNKISGLHLAPPYKVFRAWFDRQLTDSPIILETPDFTPVNLIAQYHLLEDEFKNWANETGGSVIEFHLYTWKHGDVPDGKVWSIISPTVKEIYPEIFERQFTMLAYHVNSFCNFPSFERGSHKYRPYSNFAAKSGFPNLALAGDWLHTDYPSALMERSVSTGREAANQILLSDHVRQATMTVTSSYGPGLI encoded by the exons ATGGGGTACCCATTCATCACTGCTATACTGGTGCTTG CTGCACAAATTTCACTGTCGTCAGCTTCACCCAAACCACCCCGTATTATCAACCCAGTAAACCCAGATGATCCTCAGAAGTTACCCCCTGGAGTGACAAAACGTGTTTTAATAGCTG GTGGTGGTCTTGCTGGTTTGTCTGCTGCATTGGAGCTTGCCGAACGTGGATACGACGTCACAATTCGGGAGGCGTTGGATGTGTTTGGTGGCCGATTATTCACCAAACCAGTCGTCAGATTGAACCGTACCTTTCATGTAGAACATGGTTTCCATG GCTGGTTTCATAATTATCACCAGTTCAAGGACATCCGTCAACGACTTGCCATCAATCATAATTTCCAACCATGGGGAGCTGTAGATTATGTGTTCAGAAATTACAAACCAGAAGCTATTTATAGTGACGGTCCTTATCCCCTCAATTTACTAG GTATTATCCTCCGAAGTCCGAACTTGGAAATTGGTGATGCTCTACGAACTTCGTTAGCTTTACctgatttggtttggtttgaccATAACACCATTTATGACAAATACGACAATTTGACCTTAG GTGAATGGGCAGATTTAAAGATGGTTGACAAGAaattctatgacatcatcatgcGACCTTCACTCTCGGTGACAGTCAATGAACGTGAAATTATCAGTGCAGCtgagatgttgatgtatatgCAGTTATACTTTCTGAGTGACCCAAAG GCTGACAACCGAgaagtaacaaaacaaaactattacACAGCAGTGATAGAACCATGGATCAAGAAACTACGCTCTCATGGAGTAAA ACTGGAATTAAAGTCATCGATCAAATCACTTATTGTAAACGAAACTACTGGGATGGTCACTGGCGAACAAAGTCATCCCAAAGAGAAATACGAtcatgttgtcatggcaacaaacttgataggagtTCACAGTATTATGAATGCGACCCTGAATAGATACAAATCgaatcaaaatatttctacaaaGCTTAGAACAATTGTCAACAAGATTTCAGGACTCCATCTGGCTCCTCCGTATAAAGTATTCAGAGCATGGTTTGATAGACAACTGACTGATTCTCCGATTATTCTAGAAACTCCTGACTTCACACCGGTCAATCTCATCGCCCAATACCATCTCCTTGAAGATGAGTTTAAGAATTGGGCTAACGAAACAGGTGGATCGGTCATCGAATTCCACCTCTATACCTGGAAACATGGTGATGTACCTGACGGTAAAGTATGGAGTATCATTTCCCCAACTGTCAAAGAAATATACCCAGAGATCTTTGAACGACAGTTCACTATGTTGGCATATCACGTGAATTCCTTCTGTAACTTCCCTTCGTTTGAAAGAGGGTCACACAAATACCGGCCGTATTCGAATTTCGCTGCAAAGAGCGGATTCCCCAATCTGGCACTAGCAGGTGACTGGCTTCACACTGACTATCCTTCCGCGTTAATGGAAAGATCTGTTTCTACTGGTCGGGAAGCTGCCAATCAGATTTTGCTATCAGATCACGTGCGACAAGCGACCATGACAGTGACTTCCTCATACGGCCCTGGACTGATATAA